The Microscilla marina ATCC 23134 genome includes the window TTTTTGGTATGGGCAAGGTGTTATTCCATCAGTGCCATCACCTTTATTACTTTCTGTTCAAGCTCTATTGCCCCCTTTAGCCTGAGCACCGGGCAGGCAAGTTTTTGTAACCATTGTTGATGTACTGCCAGCGATCTTCCCGTAAAGTTAGGGTCATCATATTGGGCTGCCCACTCCAAAAAGGCTTGAGAAGTTTGACGAATGAGTGCGTGGGTATGCAGCGCCTCTCCGTGCCGTTGTATTTCCCTTTGCCTGAGGCGTTCCATTCTTGTTTTTTGGGGCAAGTAAAGAAACACCACCAGGTCGAATGCTTGTAACCATTCATTGCCCCAGCTAATGAGCGAGCCACTGACAATTACCTTGGGTAAACAATTGAAGTCTGCGGTTAATTTTTGATTTCTTTTTGCTAAAGGCATTTTTTCCTGAAAAGATGGCTTCGTAGGTTTCCAGTAATAATTATCTACATCTAAATGAGTGTAGGAGGTGTGTTGCGCCAAAGTTTGCCCCAAGGTAGTAGTACCCGCCCCGGAAGCGCCTATTATTAAAATCTTCATATCTGTCAATGCATTACTTTTATTGTCTAGGCTAACGTGAAGCAAACCCAAATATATTGATATAAAACTGTTTGAGGTGACTGTAAGGTAGTGTTGTTTTGGCAGGCAAACAAACCACTGATAAAAACAAAAAAGCCTGCGCTAAAACAAGGGCAGGCTTTTGATTTATTATTGAGAAAATATACAAAGGTTATTGTGTATATGGTTTGTTTGGGTCTCTATTTAAAGAGCTTTTTTACATATAGATAGTCTAAGAAATAAATTACTTTGGCCGAAAACGTGTTAACCTGGGGGGCGTTCATTACGTTGTTGCGGAAGTTACGCTCAAAGCTAAAGTCGTTTACTTCGCGTCCTGACAAGA containing:
- a CDS encoding AAA family ATPase: MKILIIGASGAGTTTLGQTLAQHTSYTHLDVDNYYWKPTKPSFQEKMPLAKRNQKLTADFNCLPKVIVSGSLISWGNEWLQAFDLVVFLYLPQKTRMERLRQREIQRHGEALHTHALIRQTSQAFLEWAAQYDDPNFTGRSLAVHQQWLQKLACPVLRLKGAIELEQKVIKVMALME